The Sulfuricaulis sp. genome includes a window with the following:
- a CDS encoding response regulator, translating to MSDKTILLVEDNPNDEELTLRALKKNNILNEVTVVRDGAEALDYLFCHGAYAGRDASQSPAVTLLDLKLPKVEGLEVLKRLRADERTRLLPVVILTSSKEEQDMVNGYRLGANSYIRKPVDFTKFMEAVRQLGLYWLVLNEPPPKK from the coding sequence GTGAGCGACAAAACGATACTGCTGGTGGAAGACAACCCCAACGACGAGGAACTGACCCTGCGGGCCTTGAAGAAAAACAACATCCTCAATGAGGTGACGGTCGTGCGCGATGGCGCGGAGGCGCTCGATTATTTGTTTTGCCATGGCGCCTACGCCGGGCGCGATGCGAGCCAGTCGCCCGCCGTGACCCTGCTGGACCTGAAGCTGCCGAAGGTCGAAGGCCTGGAAGTGCTCAAGCGCCTGCGCGCCGACGAGCGCACCCGGCTGCTGCCGGTGGTGATCCTGACTTCCTCGAAGGAGGAGCAGGATATGGTCAACGGCTACCGCCTGGGCGCGAACAGCTACATCCGCAAGCCGGTGGACTTCACGAAATTCATGGAAGCCGTGCGCCAGCTCGGGCTCTACTGGCTGGTGCTGAACGAGCCACCGCCGAAAAAGTGA